The nucleotide sequence GAACAAGCCGATGACGGCTCGTCCGCTGGAAACGCGAATGGGTAAAGGCAAAGGGGAACCGGACCACTGGGTTGCGGTGATCCGTCCTGGTAAAGTTTTGTTTGAACTGGCTGGTGTTTCACAGGCTGCTGCGAAAGAATGTTTCGCCCGCGTCGCCTACAAGCTGCCAGTCCGCGTAAGAATGGTCGGAAGACACGTCTGATTTGTGTCGGATGAATTAGAGTGGTCGCGTCAATTTGAGTGAGAGCTGGTCCTTCTTTCAGGAACAGCTCACTGACGGCGACATTGAGTATCGGAGAGCATTGTGCATCGTTGCGATGATTTGCGTCAGATGGCGGTTGATCAACTGGAGAACCTGGCACTCGATTGTGCAAAGGAAGAGTTCGGTTACCGATTCGGTTCGCACGATGACGCCAAGAAGAAGGTTGGCCTCCGGTCATCCCTTCGTCGTCAGATTGCCCGTATTCTGACGGTGATCGCCGAGAAGCAGAATGCTGCTTCGGGTACTTGAGTTGAGTCGTTGCAATCGTCACTCGTGATGTAGACTCGTTAGTCAATGTCGTGATTCAGAAATTTGGTAAGAGCCCGTTCGGTTCGGCCGCGGCTGGCAGGAAATGATTTATGAGAAGGCGACTCGTTGGTGTTGTGGCTTCTGACCGTTGTGACAAGACACGAAGGGTCGAAGTTCGTCGTGTGTACCGTCACGCCAAGTATCAGAAGACGGTGACCGGAACGACCGTCTGCCACGCTCATGATGAAGGAAATGTCTCCAAGGTAGGCGATGTGGTCGAGATCATTGAAAGCCGACCGATGTCACGGCTCAAAAGATGGTGTGTCGTCAGCGTCGTGACCAGCGCAAGGAAGGCTGACTCGGCAATTCCTTACAACGACGCTCCTGCCACCGAATCGGCGCAGTCCTGATCCTGGATTGCTGTTGACGGTGATGAGTTGAGACGTTGTGTTAGCGGATTTTGTAGCGGCCTTCACTCGAGAGAACAGTCGGCGAGCGGCCAGCAAAGACTCCTTGTCAATTGCGTCTGGGAAATTGGTGCCTTAAATGATTCAAATGCAGACAATGGTGAATGTGGCCGACAACACGGGCGCGAAAACCGCCCGCTGTATCAAGGTCCTCGGTTCAAATCGTCGCTATGCCGGCCTGGGTGACATCGTCGTGGTTGCCGTTCAGCGTGCACTGCCTAACGGTGGCGTGGGCAAGAAGGCGGTCGTAAAGGGTGTTGTTGTTCGCACGCGGAAGCCATACCGACGCGTTGATGGCAGCTACATTCGGTTTGACGCCAATGCGATCGTGCTGGTTGACAACGATAACAATCCACGTGGTACGCGCATTTTCGGGGCTGTCGCCCGTGAGCTGCGCGATCAACGATTTATGAAGATTATCAGCCTGGCTTCGGAAGTTGTCTAAGCTGCAACATTGAAGGTAGTTATCATGCGGATGCGTAAAGGTGATCTTGTGGTGGTTGTCACTGGCGATGATGCCAGTAAGACTCCGCGTAAGGTTGTGCGTGTGCTGGATGGCGGTGAGCGCATCCTCGTGGAAGGTGTGAATCGCGTCTACAAGCATGTCAAGAAGGGCCATCCGAGCAGCCCCGGAGGCGGACGTGTGCCTCGCGATATGCCAATTGCGAGCTCAAACGCGATGGTTTACTGCAGTCAGTGTAGTAAGGGCGTTCGGGTCGGGACGCGAGTCACTGCAGATTCACGAGAGCGATACTGCAAAGCGTGCAAGACATCACTGGGAACTATTGGTCGTAAGAAGGCTGACGCGTAGCGTTCGCCGGTAGATCTGGCGAATTGGTCAGGATAAGAAAATGTCACGGTTGCTTGAAAAGTATAAGACGACGATCCTTCCCGGTCTGAAGACAGCCCTGGGTCGCGAGAACGTACACTCAATTCCACGGATCACCAAAGTGGTGGTCAGCATGGGTTTGGGGAAGGCGCTTGCCGATCGCAAGCGGATCGATGAGGCCGTCGACCATTTGAAGACGATCGTTGGTCAGAAGCCACAGGTTACGAAGTCTCGCATCGCCGTTTCAGGTTTTCGGTTGCGTGAAGGTGTGGATGTGGGTTGTAAAGTGACGCTGCGTGGCGCACGGATGTACGACTTCATCGATCGCCTGATCACCCTGGCGTTGCCACGAGTCCGCGACTTCCGTGGTGTTCGGGCCACGGGCTTCGACGGAAACGGCAATTTCAGCATGGGGCTGAATGAGCAGACAGTGTTTCCGGAAATCGATCCTGATCGCGTGACCTACGTACAAGGGATGAATATCGCGATCGTGACAACGGCGAGCAGTGATGCTGAAGCCTTGCTGTTGCTGCGGGAAATCGGTATTCCATTCGCTAAAGAACAAGTCGCCTGAGTCTCAGTCATCGCCGAATCGACTCCCTCGGTTGCAAGCGGGTTGAATCTCGGTCACGAAATTAAGCAGTACGTGGTTTTGAATTGAAAGTAGCTACGCCGATCCCGTGGATGACACGGATGCCGCAGTAGCGAGGGAGAGAAAATGGCAACGGCAGCGCATGTTGTGAAGGCGAACAAGAAGCCGAAGTTCAGCTCGCGCATCGAACATCGATGCCAGTTGTGCGGACGTTCGCGAGCGGTGTATCGCAAGTTTAAGTTGTGCCGCATTTGCTTCAGAAATCTGGCGTTGGACGGGATGATTCCAGGGGTCAAGAAGGCGAGTTGGTGACGTTATGGCAGACGGTGTGTCGGACATGATTACGAGAATTCGCAACGCGGTGAAGAACCAGAGCCCGTTTGTGAATATACTTGACTCCAAGCTCAATCGTTCCATCTTGGACGCGATGGCTCGTGAAGGTTACATTTGGAGCCACGAAGCGCTAGCCGAAGCCAAGGGCGTGATCCGTGTGACGTTGAAGTATGCTGCAGACGGTGGTGCGGTTGTGCGACACCTGCAGCGCGTCAGCCGGCCAGGTTGCCGGGTGTACTCGACCGTGGACAAGCTGCCACAGGTTTTGCAGGGACTCGGGGTTTGTATTGTTTCGACGAACAAGGGTGTATTGAGCAGTCGAGAGGCGCGTCAGCAGCGAGTCGGCGGCGAAGTGTTGTTCGTCCTTTGGTGATCGTCTGCGTATAGAAATTGAGACTAGAGAATGTCGCGAGTAGGTAAAAAACCGATTCCAATTCCGCAAGGGGTTACGTTCGCTTTCAAAGACGGTGTCGCAACCGCCTCGAAAGGGAATCGCACGCTGACTGTTCCTGTCGACAACCGGATCAGCCTGAAGGTGAACGATGGGAACACTGTTGTTGTTGAGCGAATCAACGATAACCGTGAGAGTCGCGCACTGCACGGACTGACGCGAGCCCTGGTCAACAACATGGTCGTTGGTCTGGTTCAGCCGTGGGAAGTCAAGCTTGAGATCGTCGGCGTCGGCTATCAAGCCGCTCTGAAGAACAATGTTATTTCGCTGCAGGTCGGTTTTGCGAACAACATCGAGTTGAAAGTTCCCGAAGGTGTTTCGTGTGAGCTTCCTGACAACACCCACGTGGTGATCAAGAGCGCCGACAAGCACGCTGCTGGACAGTTCGCGGCGAACATTCGCGCTGTGCGTCCGCCTGAACCTTATAAAGGTAAGGGCATTCGGTACGCGGGCGAACATGTTCGTCGTAAGGCCGGTAAAGCGTTCGGTAGCTAAGTCAAGTCATTTGCTGATTCAACGGTGTCGAAGAGGTCTTTATGAACGGTCAGGAAATCATCGCGACGCAACGTCGCCGTCGTCAGTTTCGGGTACGAAACCGACTGAAAAGCGGTCGTCCCCGCTTGTCTGTCTTCCGCAGCGGTCGTCACATTTACGCCCAGGTGATCGACGACGCGACCGGTCAGACGCTGGCATCGGCTTCGTCACTGGATACCGCGCTCCGTGGTAAGGTTACCAGCGGTGGCAACTGTGCCGGAGCAGAAGTGATTGGACGCGAGATCGCCGAACGGGCGCTGGCCAAAGGGATTAAGGCCGTTTCTTACGATCGTGGTCCTTACCGGTTCCACGGTCGACTGGCGAAGTTGGCAGAAGCAGCCCGTGCTGCTGGGTTGGATTTCTAAGTCAATTGACCTTTTGGTTACGTGTCTGGGTGTCTGGAGATAAACAAAGTGGCGGGTGATAAATCAAATTCAGATTCCCCGGAACGCGTCGTCCAAATCCGGCGATGTGCTTGCGTGGTCAAAGGCGGACGTCGGTTCAGCTTTACCGCGCTTGTGGTTGTCGGGGACGGCGAAGGCCGCGTGGGATACGGCTACGGTAAAGCGGTTGAGGTTCCACTCGCGGTTGAGAAAGCTGTGAAGGCAGCCAACCGAACGATGATGCGATGCCCGCTGACCAAGAACTCGATCCCGCACCAGGTGATTGGCAAGTACGGTTCAAGCCTCGTCATGCTGATGCCAGCAAATCCCGGAACGGGGATTATCGCCGGCGCTTGCGTGCGGGCAGTGGCAGAATCGCTTGGTCTGACCGACGTGTTGACGAAGGTTCGTGGATCGAGCAACCCCATCAACGTCATCAAAGCGACGTTCGATGCGCTGAAACAATTGAGAAGCCGCGAAGAGATCGGTCGGCTGAGAGAGGTGGGTGTCTAAATGATGATTCACGATTTGGGGCTTGAAACCCCAAGGAAAAAGCGCAAGCGAGTTGGACGCGGTATTGGCTCTGGCCACGGCAAGACCTCGGGACGCGGGCACAAGGGTGCCGGCAGCCGGTCTGGCCATAAAGATCGCGTCGGGTTCGAGGGTGGTCAAATGCCACTCGCCCGCCGAGTCGCGAAGCGTGGTTTCTCGAACAATCAATTCGCTCCGAATGTTGCTGAGATCAATCTCAAAGATCTGGACAAAGCATTCGAGTCTGACACTGTCGTCGATATCGCCGCTCTGCGTAAGGCCGGCCTGGCACCAAACGGCAAGGTCTCCGTTCGGATCCTCGGATTTGGCGAGCTGACAAAGCGGCTGACCGTGCATGCGAACCACTTCTCGCGGTCTGCTGAAGCGGCAATCGTTGCCAAGGGTGGCCGAGTAGAGCGATCCTTGCACAGCGCAGATTATGCTGGATAAACAAGTACATGCTTAAGCACCTCCGCAACGTTTTTTCGATTCCCGAGCTTCGAAATCGGCTGCTGTTGACGCTGGTTCTGCTGGCGGTCTACCGGCTCGGGTTTTCGATGCCTCTGCCATTCGTCAACCAGGAAGCGCTGGCGGAAAGCCTGTCGCGCCAGGGTGGCAGTGGCGTTGGTCAGATGATGAGCATGTTGTCGCTGTTCTCAGCGTCTAACATCGGTAATCTGACCATCTTCGGTCTTGGCATCATGCCGTATATTTCGGCATCAATCATCTTCCAGTTGCTCGGGACGGTTTATCCCCCTCTCGAGAAGCTGCAGAAAGAGGGCGAGGCGGGTCGGAAGAAGATCAACGAGTGGACGCGCTATGCGACAGTGGTGATCTGCTTCATCCAGAGTTATTTCTGGATTGTTGTGCTTTCCGGTGGATCAGGCGGCAGTGAAAGAATCATTCTGCCTGAATTCGACAATTTCTACATGCGAATTATCTGCACGGTCACGATGACCGCCGGCAGCGTGTTGCTGATGTGGATCGGGGAACAGATTGACGAGTATGGCGTTGGCAACGGCGTGAGCTTGTTGATCATGGCCGGTATTCTCTCCCGTCTTCCGACAGCATTGGGAAGTTTGATTGCACCCGCATTCAAGAGTGGAATCGGGTTGGGGAGCTCTGCCGGGATTGACCGGTTGATTCTCCTCGTGGTCGTCTTCTTCGGTGTCGTCTGGTGGGTTGTGCTGATCACTCAGGCGACCCGCAAGATTCCTGTTCAAAGCGCGAAGCATGTGCGTGGAAATAAGGTCTATGGCGGCCGCGTCGATCATCTGCCATTGCGGCTTAACCAGTCGGGAGTGATGCCAATCATCTTCGCATCCAGCCTGCTCATGTTCCCCTGGCTTGCGTTTAAGCAGCTCGCTGCGTTGAATATTGATTTTATGGGTTTGGGGGCGCTATTCACGAAATTGGAGAGTGCTTTCTCGAATCACGGTGGGTTCCTCTACAATGTCTGCTACATCGCTCTGATTTTCTTTTTCTGCTATTTCTGGACGGCGATTACATTCAATCCCACGGAAATGGCGTCGAACCTGAAGGATTACGGGAGCTTCATCCCAGGTTACCGTCCTGGTGATCGCACGGCGGCGTATCTGGAGCGAGTGATGACCCGAGTGACCTACGTCGGGGCGGCATTCCTGTCCCTGGTGGCGGTCATTCCAACGGTGATTTCCGGACTGCTGAATCTCGATGCCACGGTTTCGAGTTTCTACGGCGGAACTGGCTTGTTGATTTGCGTTTCTGTGGCGATCGATTTGATTCACAAGATAGACAGCTACCTCGTGGCCCGCCAACAACCCGGGTTGCTTGACGTGCAGGAGTAGAGACGATGAAGGTTCGTGCTAGCGTAAAGTTGATTTGCGAAGGCTGTAAGGTTGTCCGCCGCAAAGGTCGCGTATATATCATTTGCTCAACCAACCCACGCCATAAGCAGCGACAGGGTTAATAAGCGTCGTTGGGCGTTGGGTAGTCAATAAAAAGTTTTTCGATTGGGTGATGAGTTATGCCGCGTATTCAGGGTGTGGATTTGCCGAACGACAAGCATGTCGTGGTGGCGTTGCAGTACATCTACGGCATCGGTGATTGGGTGGCGGCGGAGATCTGCTTCCGGTTGGGGATTGATCCCTTCCTGAAGGCGTCGGCGTTGACCGACGAGACCGTGTCCCGGATCACTGGATTGCTCGACAAGGACTACCTCGTTGAGGGTCAGCTCCGTCGTACGATTCAGCAGAACATCGCTCGTCTCCGAGATATTCAGAGCTATCGCGGACTTCGTCATCGCCGCAACCTGCCCGTTCGCGGTCAGCGTACACGCACTAACGCCCGCACGCGTAAGGGCGTTAAGAAGACGGTTGCCGGTAAGAAGGGCG is from Schlesneria sp. DSM 10557 and encodes:
- the rpmC gene encoding 50S ribosomal protein L29, with the translated sequence MAVDQLENLALDCAKEEFGYRFGSHDDAKKKVGLRSSLRRQIARILTVIAEKQNAASGT
- the rpsQ gene encoding 30S ribosomal protein S17, translating into MRRRLVGVVASDRCDKTRRVEVRRVYRHAKYQKTVTGTTVCHAHDEGNVSKVGDVVEIIESRPMSRLKRWCVVSVVTSARKADSAIPYNDAPATESAQS
- the rplN gene encoding 50S ribosomal protein L14, which gives rise to MIQMQTMVNVADNTGAKTARCIKVLGSNRRYAGLGDIVVVAVQRALPNGGVGKKAVVKGVVVRTRKPYRRVDGSYIRFDANAIVLVDNDNNPRGTRIFGAVARELRDQRFMKIISLASEVV
- the rplX gene encoding 50S ribosomal protein L24, translating into MRMRKGDLVVVVTGDDASKTPRKVVRVLDGGERILVEGVNRVYKHVKKGHPSSPGGGRVPRDMPIASSNAMVYCSQCSKGVRVGTRVTADSRERYCKACKTSLGTIGRKKADA
- the rplE gene encoding 50S ribosomal protein L5, translating into MSRLLEKYKTTILPGLKTALGRENVHSIPRITKVVVSMGLGKALADRKRIDEAVDHLKTIVGQKPQVTKSRIAVSGFRLREGVDVGCKVTLRGARMYDFIDRLITLALPRVRDFRGVRATGFDGNGNFSMGLNEQTVFPEIDPDRVTYVQGMNIAIVTTASSDAEALLLLREIGIPFAKEQVA
- a CDS encoding type Z 30S ribosomal protein S14; the encoded protein is MATAAHVVKANKKPKFSSRIEHRCQLCGRSRAVYRKFKLCRICFRNLALDGMIPGVKKASW
- the rpsH gene encoding 30S ribosomal protein S8; the encoded protein is MITRIRNAVKNQSPFVNILDSKLNRSILDAMAREGYIWSHEALAEAKGVIRVTLKYAADGGAVVRHLQRVSRPGCRVYSTVDKLPQVLQGLGVCIVSTNKGVLSSREARQQRVGGEVLFVLW
- the rplF gene encoding 50S ribosomal protein L6, which translates into the protein MSRVGKKPIPIPQGVTFAFKDGVATASKGNRTLTVPVDNRISLKVNDGNTVVVERINDNRESRALHGLTRALVNNMVVGLVQPWEVKLEIVGVGYQAALKNNVISLQVGFANNIELKVPEGVSCELPDNTHVVIKSADKHAAGQFAANIRAVRPPEPYKGKGIRYAGEHVRRKAGKAFGS
- the rplR gene encoding 50S ribosomal protein L18, with translation MNGQEIIATQRRRRQFRVRNRLKSGRPRLSVFRSGRHIYAQVIDDATGQTLASASSLDTALRGKVTSGGNCAGAEVIGREIAERALAKGIKAVSYDRGPYRFHGRLAKLAEAARAAGLDF
- the rpsE gene encoding 30S ribosomal protein S5, which codes for MAGDKSNSDSPERVVQIRRCACVVKGGRRFSFTALVVVGDGEGRVGYGYGKAVEVPLAVEKAVKAANRTMMRCPLTKNSIPHQVIGKYGSSLVMLMPANPGTGIIAGACVRAVAESLGLTDVLTKVRGSSNPINVIKATFDALKQLRSREEIGRLREVGV
- the rplO gene encoding 50S ribosomal protein L15, with the protein product MMIHDLGLETPRKKRKRVGRGIGSGHGKTSGRGHKGAGSRSGHKDRVGFEGGQMPLARRVAKRGFSNNQFAPNVAEINLKDLDKAFESDTVVDIAALRKAGLAPNGKVSVRILGFGELTKRLTVHANHFSRSAEAAIVAKGGRVERSLHSADYAG
- the secY gene encoding preprotein translocase subunit SecY, with the translated sequence MLKHLRNVFSIPELRNRLLLTLVLLAVYRLGFSMPLPFVNQEALAESLSRQGGSGVGQMMSMLSLFSASNIGNLTIFGLGIMPYISASIIFQLLGTVYPPLEKLQKEGEAGRKKINEWTRYATVVICFIQSYFWIVVLSGGSGGSERIILPEFDNFYMRIICTVTMTAGSVLLMWIGEQIDEYGVGNGVSLLIMAGILSRLPTALGSLIAPAFKSGIGLGSSAGIDRLILLVVVFFGVVWWVVLITQATRKIPVQSAKHVRGNKVYGGRVDHLPLRLNQSGVMPIIFASSLLMFPWLAFKQLAALNIDFMGLGALFTKLESAFSNHGGFLYNVCYIALIFFFCYFWTAITFNPTEMASNLKDYGSFIPGYRPGDRTAAYLERVMTRVTYVGAAFLSLVAVIPTVISGLLNLDATVSSFYGGTGLLICVSVAIDLIHKIDSYLVARQQPGLLDVQE
- the rpmJ gene encoding 50S ribosomal protein L36, with amino-acid sequence MKVRASVKLICEGCKVVRRKGRVYIICSTNPRHKQRQG
- the rpsM gene encoding 30S ribosomal protein S13, which produces MPRIQGVDLPNDKHVVVALQYIYGIGDWVAAEICFRLGIDPFLKASALTDETVSRITGLLDKDYLVEGQLRRTIQQNIARLRDIQSYRGLRHRRNLPVRGQRTRTNARTRKGVKKTVAGKKGVKDMKH